The following coding sequences lie in one Cloeon dipterum chromosome 1, ieCloDipt1.1, whole genome shotgun sequence genomic window:
- the LOC135948335 gene encoding uncharacterized protein LOC135948335 yields MANADKFHDANPNLLAAGLPYPSYPLNVKKLLDAQATSDFSTYEDSYQKKKLEKTEMCALGVNRYKTELSETIYGPYGYCDEMVLGPKNNKHFLGRAQEPHLPETWPSQQPFGMKYRKGWTTGQTLDSQGRLGTEPKSQHELGRAFSRFGTPHDPNKCFGIRINPDHSGGTMWKLMDNPHVDLTDNKYEVKPNSSFKYKKETKVEIPKFRNKKIAIKKN; encoded by the exons ATGGCTAACGCAGACAAATTTCATGATGCAAACCCTAATCTTCTCGCT GCGGGTCTGCCCTACCCAAGCTACCCTCTAAACGTGAAAAAACTGCTTGATGCTCAGGCAACAAGCGACTTTTCCACTTACGAAGACTCGTACCAGAAAAAGAAACTGGAGAAAACTGAAATGTGCGCTCTCGGGGTGAACCGATACAAGACAGAG ctgtcAGAAACTATTTACGGTCCTTATGGCTACTGCGACGAAATGGTTTTGGGCCCTAAGAACAACAAGCATTTCCTGGGTAGAGCGCAGGAACCGCATTTACCTGAGACCTGGCCTTCCCAGCAGCCCTTTGGCATGAAGTACAGGAAAG GCTGGACGACCGGACAAACTCTGGATTCGCAGGGGCGGCTGGGCACGGAGCCAAAGAGCCAACATGAGCTCGGCAGGGCCTTCTCTAGATT TGGCACCCCACACGACCCGAACAAGTGTTTTGGCATCCGGATCAATCCTGACCACAGCGGTGGCACCATGTGGAAGCTGATGGACAACCCGCACGTTGATCTCACTGATAACAAGTACGAGGTGAAACCCAATTCGAGCTTCAAGTACAAGAAAGAGACCAAGGTGGAGATtccaaaattcagaaataagAAGATTGccatcaaaaagaattaa